The following coding sequences lie in one Glycine max cultivar Williams 82 chromosome 19, Glycine_max_v4.0, whole genome shotgun sequence genomic window:
- the LOC100791621 gene encoding protein ANTAGONIST OF LIKE HETEROCHROMATIN PROTEIN 1 — protein sequence MAPFQKKSKTKKKTKKFKKHKQVSMVPIEPRTSETDWWDSFWHKNSTVPGYTVPGDEAEGFKYFFRVSKTTFEYICSLVREDLISRPPSGLINIEGRLLSVEKQVAIALRRLASGESQVSVGAAFGVGQSTVSQVTWRFIEALEERAKHHLNWPDFNRMQEIKLGFEVSYGLPNCCGAIDATHIMMTLPAVQTSDDWCDQEKNYSMLLQGIVDHEMRFIDIMTGLPGGMSVSRLLKCSAFFKLSENGERLNGNVKAFGGDVIREYVVGGCSYPLLPWLMTPYETNGANGISVSQSIFNHKHGAAKLLAVRAFSLLKGSWRILSKVMWRPDKRKLPSIILTCCLLHNIIIDCGDTLQQDVALSGHHDSGYQEQCCKQVDPLGRTMRDNLAKHL from the exons ATGGCACCCTTCCAGAAAAAATCAAAGACAAaaaagaagaccaagaagttcaaAAAACACAAACAGGTGAGCATGGTCCCCATTGAGCCCAGAACCAGTGAGACCGATTGGTGGGACTCTTTCTGGCACAAGAATTCTACTGTCCCAG GATATACTGTACCTGGTGATGAGGCAGAAGGGTTTAAGTATTTCTTCAGGGTGTCAAAGACTACTTTTGAATACATATGTTCCCTTGTGAGGGAGGATCTCATATCAAGGCCTCCATCAGGACTCATCAACATAGAGGGAAGACTTCTTAGTGTTGAGAAGCAGGTTGCAATTGCCCTTAGAAGGTTGGCATCTGGTGAGTCTCAGGTCTCAGTTGGAGCCGCCTTTGGGGTTGGGCAGTCAACAGTGTCTCAGGTGACTTGGAGATTTATTGAGGCGCTGGAGGAACGCGCCAAGCATCATCTCAATTGGCCAGATTTCAATAGGATGCAGGAAATCAAGCTTGGTTTTGAGGTATCCTATGGGTTGCCTAATTGCTGTGGAGCCATTGATGCAACGCATATCATGATGACCCTTCCCGCTGTCCAAACCTCAGATGATTGGTGTGATCAAGAGAAGAACTACAGCATGTTGTTGCAGGGAATTGTTGATCATGAAATGAGATTTATTGATATCATGACAGGCTTGCCTGGGGGCATGTCAGTTTCCAGATTGTTGAAGTGTTCGGCATTTTTCAAGCTATCGGAGAATGGAGAGCGTTTAAATGGAAATGTGAAAGCTTTTGGTGGAGATGTTATAAGAGAGTATGTGGTTGGTGGGTGCAGCTATCCTCTTCTTCCGTGGCTTATGACTCCTTATGAAACTAATGGGGCTAATGGCATATCAGTTTCACAGTCTATTTTCAATCACAAACATGGAGCTGCAAAGCTACTTGCTGTGAGGGCATTCTCACTGTTAAAGGGAAGTTGGAGAATCTTGAGTAAGGTTATGTGGAGACCTGATAAGAGGAAATTGCCCAGCATTATTTTAACATGTTGTTTGCTCCATAATATAATCATAGactgcggagacaccttacaaCAGGACGTTGCCTTGTCTGGTCATCATGATTCTGGATATCAAGAGCAATGTTGCAAGCAAGTTGATCCTTTGGGGAGGACCATGAGAGATAATTTGGCCAAGCATTTGTGA
- the LOC100787384 gene encoding protein NETWORKED 1D → MATLSHADSRRMYSWWWDSHISPKNSKWLQENLTDMDSKVKQMIKLIEEDADSFARRAEMYYKKRPELMKLVEEFYRAYRALAERYDHATGVIRQAHHTMAEAFPNQVPPLAPADDSPGVTSMETEPHTPETIHFSRAFLDSDDLQKDALTHFHAISRNGSYTDEADSGISRKGLKQLNDLFMSGEPVSHAKSARRGLNFLDTEEIKGQDNGSQNTRAQVLPESERITKAETEILALKKVLAKLESEKEAGLLQYQYSLERLSNLESEMSHARENSQGLNERANKAEAEVQTLKEALTKLQAEREASLLQYQQCLEKIYNLEENISSAQKDVGELNERATRAETAAESLKQDLARVEAEKEAALVQYNQSLEMLSKLEERLIQAEENARRINEQANAAKDEIEGMKLEIAKLTEEKEDAALRYQQCLEIISSMEHKLSCAQEEVHRLNCKINDGVEKLHSSEQKCTLLETSNQTLQSELQSLAQKFGSQSEELSEKQKDLGRLWTCIQEERLRFIEAEAAFQNLQNLHSQSQEELRSLATELHSKAEILENTESHKQALEDEVHKSKEENKTLNEIKLSSSLSIKNLQDEILNLREIIKKLELEVGLQVDERNALQQEIYCLKDELNDVSKRHESMMEDVRSTDLDPQCFASSVKKLQDENSKLNERCETYKDEKEALKEKLEIMEKLLEKNAVLERSLLVLTVELESARGKVKILEETCESLLGEKSTLAAEKATLFSQLQTTVEKLEKLSEKNHLLENSLFNVNSELEGLRIKSKILEDSCLLFDHEKSSLTSDKEMLVSQLNITHQTLKDLGKKHSELELKHLELKAERESALQKLEELLVSLYAEREEHSRIVQLNDCQLAEKELQIFVLQEDADYQKKEFEEELDRATHAQMEIFILQKCIQDSEQKNFSLLVESQRLLESSKLSDRLVSKLENDNVQKQVDVNSLSEKIKILRIGLLQALKTLDVNSEPRCDGIIEEDQELLNHIHGKLQETQNSFVTIFNESQQVAIENSVLVAFLGQLKLKAENLLTERDSLDKELRTQSKQFLALQAEVQKILEKNQELKLTISKGEEKTEVMTTEIENLCKQLLDLKEDHQNIKEESCKTFEEKNSLMKRFRDLGEEKSKLEEEICIMIHDTIAQSNLSLLYQNIVLEKLQALKELSKDLDRLCSVNTDLEEKLKIMMGKLEDVQMENSDLKESLIVSSNELKLVQSVNDQLNCQIRNGKELLSQKENEILEAAKMFSTLHDEKTELQRLVEDLKSKYAGARVILEDQASQILKLSSDKDTQAATLYTRLQISAVNETLFEEKVRELADACEDLDRRSNFKGMESETLKERVNKLEGENGRLRSHLAAYVPAVSALNDCITSLEMQTLAHANPHNYKVLKVKDLTNHKYAESGPQTGEDQNAMATDALPDFQGLQKRISAIEMAVKQMNESFKTKDEMREIQVLKSGISRRHENIQASKYVEQKAKKSVSDVPVAEIEVLPKDIMLDQTSECSYGLTRRGTLENDDQMLELWETANKDGVIGLTVGKVQKMAIAPTGYHQKRATKEPKNKYPSVESLIEKELSVDKLEISRRFTHPHPHPHEDGNKRKILERLDSDAQKLTNLEITVQDLMSKIEITESTRGKDSEYDTVKGQLEATQEAITKLFDANQKLKKNVEEGTLSFAGKSTAESDESGSASRRRVLEQARRGSEKIGRLQFEVQRLQFLLLKLNDEKEGKGKATMDERNSKVLLRDYLYGGGTRRSYQNKKKKAPFCACMQPPTKGD, encoded by the exons ATGGCAACTCTGTCCCATGCTGATTCTAGAAGAATGTATTCATGGTGGTGGGACAGTCACATTAGCCCCAAGAACTCGAAATGGCTCCAAGAGAATCTGACGG ATATGGATTCCAAGGTGAAGCAAATGATCAAGCTGATCGAGGAAGATGCAGATTCATTTGCCAGGAGGGCTGAAATGTATTATAAGAAACGCCCAGAGCTTATGAAATTAGTTGAAGAGTTTTATCGCGCATACCGGGCATTGGCTGAGAGATATGATCACGCAACTGGAGTGATACGTCAGGCCCATCATACTATGGCTGAAGCATTTCCTAATCAAGTCCCTCCTCTGGCACCCGCAGATGATTCACCTGGAGTAACTTCCATGGAGACTGAACCACATACACCAGAGACAATCCACTTTTCCCGTGCCTTTCTTGACTCAGATGACCTGCAAAAGGATGCTTTAACTCATTTCCATGCAATCAGTCGAAATGGATCTTATACTGATGAAGCTGATTCTGGTATAAGCAGAAAGGGTTTAAAACAGCTCAATGATCTGTTCATGTCAGGAGAACCTGTAAGTCATGCAAAGTCTGCAAGAAGGGGGCTTAATTTTCTTGACACGGAGGAGATTAAAGGGCAAGACAACGGAAGCCAAAATACTAGAGCTCAAGTCTTACCCGAGTCTGAACGCATTACCAAAGCCGAGACAGAAATTTTGGCCTTAAAGAAAGTCCTAGCTAAGTTAGAAAGTGAAAAGGAGGCTGGCTTGCTTCAGTATCAGTATAGTTTGGAGAGATTGTCCAATCTGGAATCAGAAATGTCTCATGCAAGAGAGAATTCTCAAGGACTTAATGAACGAGCAAACAAAGCTGAAGCTGAAGTTCAAACCTTGAAGGAAGCTCTTACTAAATTACAGGCTGAAAGAGAAGCTAGTCTTCTTCAGTACCAGCAATGCTTGGAGAAAATATATAATCTGGAGGAAAATATTTCTTCTGCTCAAAAGGATGTAGGAGAACTTAATGAACGAGCAACTAGAGCTGAAACTGCAGCTGAATCCTTAAAGCAAGACCTTGCTAGAGTAGAAGCTGAAAAGGAAGCTGCCCTTGTTCAATATAATCAGTCCTTGGAGATGTTGTCAAAACTAGAGGAGAGACTAATACAAGCTGAAGAGAATGCAAGGAGAATTAATGAGCAAGCTAATGCAGCAAAAGATGAAATTGAGGGCATGAAGTTAGAAATTGCTAAACTTACTGAAGAGAAGGAAGATGCAGCTCTTCGCTATCAACAATGCTTGGAGATAATTTCCAGTATGGAGCATAAACTCTCTTGTGCCCAGGAGGAGGTGCATAGGCTAAATTGCAAGATAAATGATGGGGTTGAAAAGTTACATAGTTCTGAACAGAAGTGTACTCTCTTGGAAACATCAAATCAGACTCTGCAATCTGAATTGCAGTCTTTGGCACAGAAGTTTGGATCTcaaagtgaagaacttagtgagAAGCAGAAGGATTTGGGTAGACTCTGGACTTGCATACAAGAGGAGCGATTGCGATTCATCGAGGCTGAAGCTGCTTTCCAAAATCTTCAGAATTTGCATTCTCAATCTCAGGAGGAGCTAAGGTCTCTTGCCACCGAGCTTCATAGTAAGGCTGAAATTCTGGAGAATACGGAATCCCATAAGCAGGCTTTAGAGGATGAAGTACACAAGTCCAAAGAGGAAAACAAAACTCTAAATGAGATCAAATTATCTTCATCTTTGTCTATAAAAAATTTGCAGGATGAGATATTAAATCTGAGGGAGATAATAAAGAAACTTGAGCTGGAGGTTGGACTGCAAGTAGATGAAAGAAATGCTCTTCAGCAAGAAATTTACTGTCTTAAAGATGAGCTTAATGATGTGAGTAAAAGACATGAATCCATGATGGAGGATGTCAGATCAACTGACTTAGATCCACAGTGCTTTGCCTCATCtgtgaagaaattgcaagatGAGAACTCAAAGCTGAATGAAAGATGTGAAACCTACAAAGATGAGAAAGAAGCTCTAAAGGAAAAACTGGAGATCATGGAGAAGCTTTTGGAGAAGAATGCTGTTTTGGAGAGATCCCTTTTAGTTTTGACTGTTGAACTTGAGAGTGCTCGAGGAAAGGTAAAGATATTGGAAGAAACTTGTGAATCTTTGCTTGGGGAGAAATCCACTCTTGCTGCTGAGAAAGCCACCTTGTTTTCTCAGTTACAAACCACAGTTGAGAAGCTGGAGAAGCTCTCAGAAAAAAACCACCTTTTAGAAAATTCACTATTTAATGTGAATTCTGAGCTTGAAGGATTAAGGATAAAGTCAAAGATTTTAGAAGACTCTTGTCTGTTGTTTGACCATGAAAAGTCCAGTCTCACCTCTGATAAAGAAATGTTGGTTTCACAATTGAACATCACTCATCAAACTCTGAAAGATCTTGGGAAAAAACACAGTGAATTGGAACTGAAGCATTTGGAACTGAAAGCAGAAAGGGAGTCTGCACTTCAAAAGTTGGAAGAGCTACTTGTTTCCTTATATGCTGAGAGGGAAGAACATTCCAGAATTGTGCAATTGAATGACTGTCAATTGGCTGAGAAGgaattacaaatttttgttcTCCAAGAAGATGCAGATTACCAGAAAAAGGAATTTGAAGAGGAACTGGACAGAGCTACACATGCTCAAATGGAAATTTTCATTTTGCAGAAATGTATCCAGGATTCGGAGCAAAAGAACTTCTCCCTTCTAGTTGAGAGTCAGAGACTCTTGGAGTCTTCCAAACTGTCTGATAGATTGGTATCTAAATTGGAGAATGACAATGTTCAAAAGCAAGTTGATGTGAATTCGTTGTctgagaaaattaaaatactacgAATTGGACTGCTTCAGGCGTTAAAGACTCTTGACGTTAACAGTGAGCCTAGGTGTGATGGTATTATTGAAGAAGACCAGGAGCTTCTGAACCATATACATGGCAAACTTCAGGAGACACAGAATTCTTTTGtcaccattttcaatgaaaGCCAGCAAGTGGCCATTGAGAATTCAGTTCTTGTTGCATTCCTTGGCCAGTTGAAATTAAAGGCTGAAAATCTTTTGACAGAAAGAGATTCTCTTGATAAGGAGTTGAGAACCCAGTCTAAGCAGTTCTTGGCATTGCAAGCAGAGGTACAGAAGATATTGGAGAAGAATCAGGAATTGAAGTTGACAATAAgcaaaggagaagagaaaaCGGAAGTAATGACAACTGAAATAGAGAATCTATGCAAACAGCTGTTAGACTTGAAAGAGGATCACCAAAACATAAAGGAAGAAAGTTGCAAAACCTTTGAAGAGAAAAATTCCTTGATGAAAAGATTTCGGGACCTGGGTGAAGAGAAAAGTAAGTTGGAAGAAGAAATCTGCATTATGATTCACGATACAATAGCACAATCCAATCTTTCTCTGCTTTACCAGAACATTGTCCTTGAAAAACTCCAGGCACTTAAAGAGCTAAGCAAAGATCTTGATAGACTTTGTTCAGTAAATACTGACCTTGaggagaaactaaaaataatgatgGGCAAATTGGAAGATGTACAAATGGAAAACTCAGATCTTAAAGAGTCCTTGATAGTGTCAAGCAATGAACTAAAATTAGTTCAATCCGTTAATGATCAATTAAATTGTCAGATTAGGAATGGAAAGGAATTGTTGTCTCAAAAGGAAAATGAGATTCTGGAAGCAGCAAAGATGTTTAGCACTTTACATGATGAGAAAACAGAATTGCAAAGATTGGTGGAAGATCTGAAGAGCAAGTATGCTGGAGCCAGGGTGATACTTGAAGACCAAGCtagtcaaattttaaaattatcctcAGACAAGGATACTCAGGCTGCCACACTCTATACCAGACTGCAGATTTCTGCTGTCAATGAGACATTATTTGAAGAGAAGGTGCGTGAGCTAGCTGATGCATGTGAAGATCTTGATCGCAGAAGCAACTTTAAAGGTATGGAAAGTGAAACGCTGAAAGAAAGAGTTAACAAATTGGAAGGTGAAAATGGGAGATTACGTAGTCATTTGGCTGCTTATGTCCCAGCTGTCAGTGCTTTGAATGATTGTATAACATCCTTGGAGATGCAGACACTTGCACATGCAAATCCTCATAACTACAAAGTATTAAAG GTTAAAGATTTGACGAATCACAAATATGCTGAAAGTGGTCCACAAACAGGTGAAGATCAGAATGCTATGGCAACAGATGCACTTCCAGACTTCCAAGGCTTGCAGAAAAGGATCAGTGCAATTGAAATGGCTGTTAAACAGATGAATGAAAGTTTCAAAACTAAGGatgaaatgagagagattcaaGTGTTAAAATCTGGAATCAGCCGGCGCCATGAAAATATTCAAGCAAGCAAGTATGTTGAACAGAAGGCAAAAAAATCAGTGTCAGATGTCCCTGTAGCAGAAATTGAAGTTCTGCCAAAAGACATCATGCTTGATCAAACATCTGAATGTTCATACGGGTTAACTAGGAGAGGAACTCTCGAGAATGATGATCAGATGCTTGAATTGTGGGAAACGGCTAATAAGGATGGCGTTATTGGCCTGACTGTTGGCAAGGTGCAGAAGATGGCCATTGCACCTACTGGATATCATCAAAAGAGAGCAACCAAGGAACCCAAAAACAAATATCCTTCAGTAGAGTCCTTGATTGAGAAGGAGTTGAGTGTGGACAAATTAGAGATCTCAAGAAGATTTACACATCCACATCCACATCCTCATGAAGATGGCAACAAGAGAAAGATTTTAGAAAGACTTGATTCTGATGCTCAGAAGTTGACAAACCTTGAAATTACCGTGCAAGATTTGATGAGCAAGATAGAAATTACTGAGAGCACAAGGGGAAAAGATAGCGAGTATGATACCGTGAAAGGACAGCTTGAAGCTACTCAGGAAGCCATCACAAAGTTGTTTGATGCCAACCAGAAGTTGAAGAAGAATGTAGAAGAGGGTACCTTGTCCTTTGCTGGGAAGTCTACAGCAGAATCAGATGAAAGTGGAAGTGCCAGCAGAAGGAGAGTTTTAGAACAGGCTCGGAGAGGGTCTGAAAAAATAGGACGGCTGCAGTTCGAAGTGCAAAGACTGCAATTCTTACTTCTGAAGTTGAATGATGAAAAAGAAGGCAAAGGAAAAGCAACGATGGATGAACGAAATTCAAAAGTTCTTTTGAGAGATTATCTCTATGGTGGTGGGACGAGAAGAAGCTACcagaacaaaaagaagaaagcacCCTTTTGTGCATGCATGCAACCTCCCACTAAGGGAGATTAA